The Ricinus communis isolate WT05 ecotype wild-type chromosome 8, ASM1957865v1, whole genome shotgun sequence sequence GCCAACAAAACTAAAGAAGTCCCTTCAAGAATACCTCTCCAAGGtaaaaaatcctaaaaacCCTTCTAGGAAATGGATATTATCAGGCTGCAAACACCCTAAGACTCCCTCTTTTGCCTTTGATCGTAGCCGGGACAATGATGATCATGATCATCGAGATGGTCCAGCTGCCACCCTCTCCGATATTGATCGCTTCCTCTTAGAGAATTTTAAGTCTCTCTATATCAaaaatgatgatgaagatCATAATAGCCATCAGAAGAACAAAGTTGAAGGACACAGAGAGGATGGACAAGAATCGGAAGATTATCGCCACCAAGTTCCAAGTCCTGCAGGAGGGATTTTATTCGATTCCCCGAGGTTCGTCGAGCCGCCACCTCATCTTTGTGGGTCCCACAGGTTCTTCGTGGCAGCCGCTTCGTCCAGCTCACTCATCGAAGAGGCCCGATTGAGCCTGACCACTACAACTATTAccaccacctccacctccGATGAAGGGGGATCGAGATCGACTTCAACAAGAAGTTCTAGCAATATCAATACTGATTATATAAAGAACGTTAACACCAAATTCTCTGATGACTACATCGCGGTAAAGACGTATTCAAGGAGTCCTTCTAACGATTTCAGGCGGTCAATGCAAGAAATGGTGGAAGCAAGATTGCAAGAAGATGGAAAGGTAAATTGGGatttcatgcaagaacttttATTCTGTTACTTGAATTTAAATGAGAAGAAGTCACACAAGTTCATATTAAGTGCTTTTGTTGATCTTATCGTTGGTCTGCGTCAACGTTCTGATGATGTTCCGGCGAGACCACGGAGGAATAGTTCTCGAagagagaggaagaggaaattgaggAATGTTACGTAAGGTTTTGGTTATGAATTTGggtaaaataaagatttaaaaaaacgaaaagaaaagaattgggAAAGAATAAGGGTTGGTATTAAACTGCTTTTGGCCTTATTCACTTTAGGGCTCACATGcataatgtaatttttatatgtggATCAGTAATTTTCAAGACCAAAAATACTTTGTTTATGATTTGAGATTTGTAATTTTGTGGTTTTTGGTGAGAGATTGCGGATGTTGAGAGTGGCCATGTCGGTTGCTTGTTCCCCGGTGATTAACTGATTCACTATGGATATGGCTTACTTGAAACGAAATTATCCTTTCAGCCAATGGTTTAAGACTTTCAGAATTTCtaatttccaatttaaaatttcaagatATCGTGGAAGATTAGGGTAGATTCTATAAGatgaatatatagaaaatggAAGTATCAATCTAAATATTATTGCTAAAAGATGTAATTGCCCTTCTGCTGCTTTTGATTGAAAACAGATTATAGAAATTGGAAATGGTCAAAATCCCCTGCTTCTTTAACATTCtaataaaacttcatttgagTGCACCTACACAAACAAGAAATCATAAAGGGCTCAAGACAGTTTCTATAATCAGGAAAGATATCATTGATACAATTGCACCTTCATTCCAAAGGGTCCTTCAAAATTATGTACAGTAAATAACTTCCGACTCCAATCTATGACAAAAGATAACCCCAATTCTCTTGCACCATGAGAACCAGGAAGCAATGATTGAGACCATCTTCACATTTAGTCTCTCGCAGTCACAATTACAATTTACAGGTGCTATACTCGACTCTATCTCTCAGCATAGGTTCGTTTACATTTTACGCCAAATATCCTTTCTCATATACTGGTGCCTTATGTTTCCTGATCCCATGGAGCAGTGCAGCGTGCCAATGGCCTTCCAAGTTGAGATTTCTGGAacataaataaacaattaGACAATCAAATATCCAGGCAAAAAATCAATGTACCTATAAATCAGAAAGAAACAATTACTTAGAAGTTTTACCACAGCCAGACAAAGAGTACTGCACCATCTTGACTTAAATGGGCGCTTTTAGGTAATGAAGTTATACAGTTCCTCCGTAAATTTATGCTGCATCGTACACATGAAACTGAAAACTTAACTCTTTTTAAACAGAGATCAAACatcaagaattaaataacaaaCAAAAATTTCTAGGCTCGAGAATATGACGcacaggaaaagaaaaaatcccTCTACCTACATCCTAAAGCCTCCCTCTCCCAGAAGAAAAACCACGCAAGACATTATATAACTTTGGGTATGAAAAGAACTAGTAAACATGCCCATTTTACTAATCATACAGTGCATAAACATGCACGCACGAAGGCATCAATGACAACATCTACCAAATCCATTTTGATTGCTTGGTGAGAGTCGGACATAAGATCGACTAAACCCCACGCCAGACACATGGTATCCACAAAAAGTTGTATTATAGTTTATCATATCTTCTGAGTGCCTGAATTAATCTTCAATCTGAACTTGTAGCATCTAAAATTCATCTTAATTTCTTGCTCATCTACTTGTAAATAATCTTGCAATAATCAGCCATTACTATTCCTCAAAAGAACATTAATCTAGTTTCTCATGAAGAACTCGGCCAAAGAGACTGCCTCTTCATGTATTTTGCAAATCAACATTTTTAGAACCCACCATAAATTccaaaaaacaaaacataatAAGGTCAAATTGCTGACAATAGTTGAGCACAGTAATCATCTTGATTATCTCATAGTATATTTCTATACTTTCCAGAGTACACAtctaagaatataaaatatcacCCAAGAAATCAATTCAATTGCATACTGTAAGATGTAcacagaataaaaaaataccacACCAAGTGACTATAATATagtgtttggttgaaattcataaaatttatggaattcatttgtaaatctAAAGTTTATGTGCTTTACACGTAgcaaaagttaatttagaattctacatatttaaatttatgtggaATTGGttatagctaaattaaattctaacaaaatagttagaattttcaaatgaatttcacattagtttgtcaatatatTCCATAGCACCAAAATATCTCcttcaattttatcatttccattttattttatctcatgtatttttctcaaaaaaaatgaattcttTAATGGATTACAACCAAACATAGCATAAGTCTACTACAAGCATAGAGTTCTTACTTTGGTGATCAAGTCTTCTGTCAGTTGCTTCAAGATAATGCTCGTATAAAGAATGATATTTTGCAGGAATATAATCCTTGAAtctgttaaaatataaaagagagTGAGATCTGGTATCCACAGCAGCTAGCAATTAAGGATCTATTTCAAATATCAGTGAAAAGTTAATGcatggagagagagagagagaaagagagagagagagagagagagagagagcacaAAAAGCTCTCCTTATGCTGCATGAAGCAACTGTATGATAGAAATGGAACATCAGAACAACAATTAATTGATTTGCtttaaaatctcaaaattcaaaataggTTGTGGCCCAATACTGATTAACATGTAAGCGATAGCTTATTAAACTAGAACAACAAAGATAACTACCAATGTGGATTGCAATAGATAGTAACACATAAGAGgcatattcaaataaaacattCAACACCAACCTTTCTAATCATTAACAACTgaacataatttttcttgcaTCTAGActtattctctttttcttgcagaatttgattcttttcAGGATAATGAGACTCATAAATGGACACATAACTTCGTTCCAGAATAAACAAAGAACTGAGGTCTTTCCATTAAAAGCAAGggaaggaagaaagaagaaatttgagGAGCATTAACAGGAATAAATATTGCCAATGTATCTAGTTTTCTGATGAGGTGGTAACAAGGTAAAGTATAGAATAGCAATATATTTGCTTCAATTTGAATTCTTCTGTCAAGCAAAATTGGACTATAAACATGACTTTCTGCTAGAAGACAAAACTAGATCATTAATCAGAACCTCCCGTCCTTCGATAGATTGACGAACTAATATCCTTATTCAGTAAAGAAATAGTAATAAAACATTAAGTAGTTTCAATTTCCGAAAACATCTTCCAGCACAAACATCTAGATTTAACAGACCAGCAATTTCTACGAAGTGCAAGGTTAACATCCCACCGCCACAAGCCATGCTGGTATTGCAAGAGAAAGGCAACAACAAAGTTTTCTCTACATGTCAAGTTATATGCCAAGAAAACCATAATTGGACACTGCGGTTAGAGGCTGCAATAGGTGCAGCAAGTTTTCACAAAATTAACTTCTGGAGTACCATCCTTATGCAGTCAATGATATCAGTCAGAATTACAAGATCATCATAGCATGAAACACAGATAAAGTGCAAAAACTAAGACCAGAATGTAACTTTCAAGCATTTTAGATCTACAGGCAAGTCGGAAATTCCTATAAAAGATGAAGGTAGCATTTATTACCTTCTAAGAAGAGGAAACCTATCTGGTCCagaaaataatttcacaaTAGATTCTAGAACACTGCCTATCTGCATGGCTTTCGACTTCAGCGCCTTCATAAAGCCCACAAATTCTTTGTATTCTGCTGCTGTGAGTTTCTCTTTGACCTGTGGGGcataaagtttataaattgTAAACATATAAACAGTCAAAATGATTTATCTAGATTTCTAACTTAAATACAGAACACAACGAAACAATGAGCAGAAATAGCAGCTCAAACAAAGGGATATAGGGAAAAACTACATCTCTACAGAAGCCTGTTAAGAAGGCAGGTAAACCTAGTGTTGTGGGAGGGGACTTGTAACGTTAAAAGGCAATGACCATACAACTTCAATAAAAAATGGGTATCCTAGTGCATGAAAATATTCACTATTCAAGAGCAAAGGAAGCAGCCTTTTTCAGCGACTGTTTAGTAGAACCATGACCTTCCGGTCACAAAGGAGCAACCTTACAGTTAAATCAAACAAATTCTAATAACTTGTACCACATATGTATCAGAGATTTTGCTATTGTACTTAGTCACTACCAATCATTCCCTTTCTGCTTCCCCTTCTTCCAcaaaaaaagtgaaataaaatatgtgttCTCGTCTGGCCTGTCTTccaattcaaagaaaaattaaagcttAGTTT is a genomic window containing:
- the LOC8277235 gene encoding transcription repressor OFP14 → MPTKLKKSLQEYLSKVKNPKNPSRKWILSGCKHPKTPSFAFDRSRDNDDHDHRDGPAATLSDIDRFLLENFKSLYIKNDDEDHNSHQKNKVEGHREDGQESEDYRHQVPSPAGGILFDSPRFVEPPPHLCGSHRFFVAAASSSSLIEEARLSLTTTTITTTSTSDEGGSRSTSTRSSSNINTDYIKNVNTKFSDDYIAVKTYSRSPSNDFRRSMQEMVEARLQEDGKVNWDFMQELLFCYLNLNEKKSHKFILSAFVDLIVGLRQRSDDVPARPRRNSSRRERKRKLRNVT